A genomic region of Peptoniphilus sp. ING2-D1G contains the following coding sequences:
- a CDS encoding YbaK/proline-tRNA ligase associated domain protein (This domain is found either on its own or in association with the tRNA synthetase class II core domain (PF00587). It is involved in the tRNA editing of mis-charged tRNAs including Cys-tRNA(Pro), Cys-tRNA(Cys), Ala-tRNA(Pro). The structure of this domain shows a novel fold; High confidence in function and specificity): MTPYEEVYKVLDDLNIEYEVVKHPPALTTEEADKYIEGKEGLRTKTLFLTNKKKTAFYLLVMDEEKRLDMKDFQEKIGEKGLKFASEELLKQKMDLYPGSVTIFGLINNVDKDINVYFDVDVKNHEIITFHPNINTRTLFIKREDMYKFLNAYGYQYNIIEM, translated from the coding sequence ATGACACCCTATGAAGAAGTTTATAAAGTGCTGGATGATTTAAATATAGAATACGAAGTAGTGAAGCATCCTCCCGCTTTGACCACAGAAGAAGCGGATAAATACATTGAGGGGAAAGAAGGACTCAGAACCAAGACTTTGTTTTTGACCAATAAGAAAAAGACAGCCTTCTACTTGCTCGTAATGGATGAGGAAAAGAGGTTGGACATGAAGGATTTTCAAGAAAAAATAGGTGAAAAGGGGCTTAAATTTGCAAGTGAAGAATTATTGAAGCAAAAAATGGATCTGTATCCCGGCTCGGTGACCATTTTCGGTCTTATCAACAACGTTGATAAGGATATAAATGTATATTTTGATGTAGATGTAAAGAATCACGAAATAATAACCTTCCACCCCAACATCAACACAAGAACCCTTTTTATAAAAAGAGAAGACATGTACAAATTTTTAAATGCCTATGGATATCAGTACAATATTATAGAAATGTAA
- a CDS encoding homoserine kinase (Catalyzes the ATP-dependent phosphorylation of L-homoserine to L-homoserine phosphate; High confidence in function and specificity) — protein sequence MIVRVPATSANLGPGYDCMGIALNLYNDFEFIPADKTDHKTKNSLMYKSVDYFYKKNNLTTPDLEIKVTGDIPMSRGLGSSAACIVSSLIFANKNSGLNLNKDELLKYATEIEGHPDNVAPALFGGHICSFLEADKIYYYKTHVDEKFVIYLLIPDFELKTKAAREAVPKEIPLANAVSNISRANLIAQALRTGDFNLLRGSAKDTLHEPYRKKLIRDYDVLKEAAKSAGAVLFISGAGPSLMVIKDGKSPELLEILKNTETQDNWEIKELRPIDEGAEII from the coding sequence TTGATAGTTAGAGTACCGGCCACCAGTGCAAACTTAGGCCCGGGATATGATTGCATGGGGATTGCACTTAATTTGTACAATGATTTTGAATTTATCCCTGCTGATAAGACAGACCATAAAACGAAAAATTCGCTTATGTATAAGTCAGTTGATTATTTTTATAAAAAAAACAATTTGACCACACCTGATTTGGAAATCAAGGTTACAGGCGATATACCCATGTCCAGAGGACTGGGCAGTTCAGCTGCATGTATTGTATCAAGTTTAATATTTGCAAATAAAAACAGCGGGTTAAATTTAAATAAGGATGAACTTTTAAAATATGCTACAGAAATCGAAGGCCATCCCGACAATGTAGCACCGGCTTTATTTGGCGGACATATATGCTCTTTTTTAGAGGCGGATAAAATATATTATTACAAGACCCATGTGGATGAAAAATTTGTAATATATTTATTGATACCGGATTTTGAACTTAAAACGAAAGCGGCAAGAGAGGCGGTACCCAAGGAAATACCCTTGGCAAATGCTGTGTCAAACATTTCAAGGGCAAATTTAATCGCTCAAGCCTTAAGGACAGGAGATTTTAATTTGTTGAGGGGCTCCGCCAAGGATACCTTGCATGAACCCTACAGGAAGAAATTGATAAGGGATTATGATGTATTAAAAGAGGCGGCAAAATCCGCAGGTGCAGTTTTGTTCATATCGGGAGCGGGACCGAGTTTGATGGTAATAAAAGATGGAAAAAGCCCTGAACTTTTAGAGATTTTAAAAAATACTGAAACTCAGGACAACTGGGAAATTAAAGAACTAAGACCAATAGATGAAGGAGCGGAAATAATTTAA
- a CDS encoding hypothetical protein (High confidence in function and specificity), translating to MKIIERRNFKSSEWAGGETDEIIIFPEEADFKDRTFDYRISSATCNLDSSKFSPYDGYRRFITPLDNELILKNGQKDLTLKPFEIYEFSGSDDVSSYSKVRDFNLILKETLEGELFTEEIEGELHLKNDVKTLIAFNYDGDLDVEDKKLDFMSAVVLEEGEEAIIKGTGKLLISKIK from the coding sequence ATGAAGATAATAGAAAGAAGAAATTTCAAGTCATCAGAGTGGGCAGGAGGAGAAACGGATGAAATAATAATTTTTCCGGAAGAAGCCGATTTTAAAGACAGGACTTTCGACTACAGAATATCAAGTGCAACATGCAATTTAGACAGCAGCAAATTCAGCCCCTATGACGGATACAGAAGGTTCATTACTCCGCTGGACAATGAATTAATTTTAAAAAACGGACAAAAAGACTTGACTTTAAAACCCTTTGAAATTTATGAATTCAGCGGTTCCGACGATGTAAGCTCCTACAGCAAAGTAAGAGATTTCAATTTGATATTAAAGGAAACTTTAGAAGGAGAACTTTTTACGGAGGAGATAGAGGGAGAGCTACATTTAAAAAATGATGTAAAGACTTTAATAGCCTTTAATTACGACGGGGATTTAGATGTAGAGGATAAAAAATTGGACTTCATGAGTGCGGTTGTGCTGGAAGAAGGAGAAGAAGCAATTATAAAGGGAACGGGAAAATTGTTAATTTCAAAGATAAAGTGA
- a CDS encoding Hypothetical protein (Family membership) has protein sequence MSFPRLIVTLLAVVAIIIMYFAILFTLIKKNINKLYKLFEENDAFSYKKAISRDDLNAKAQSFLERAIVKRNYAADAFEFLIKSNIIKGTEDRFYFDMKNLKSTKSNANFLMQYILKDLP, from the coding sequence ATGTCTTTTCCCAGATTGATAGTTACATTACTGGCAGTAGTTGCCATAATAATTATGTATTTTGCTATTTTATTCACTTTGATTAAGAAAAATATAAATAAATTGTACAAGTTATTTGAAGAAAATGACGCTTTTTCCTATAAAAAAGCGATCAGCAGAGATGACTTAAATGCAAAAGCCCAAAGTTTCTTGGAAAGGGCCATAGTAAAGAGAAATTATGCTGCAGACGCCTTTGAATTCTTGATTAAAAGCAATATTATAAAGGGAACCGAGGATCGTTTTTATTTCGATATGAAAAATTTAAAATCGACAAAAAGCAATGCAAATTTCTTGATGCAATATATATTAAAGGATTTACCGTAA
- a CDS encoding Hypothetical protein (Family membership) yields MKKSVLYIILVVFLFSIICTGNTSYATSIEKTAEDLGNNTFKITVKGNIDKKDRKALFLVDYNRSAFGNFTDYKDKITALADTLFKDENYNTEIILVFYGEKLAPKILDHNKFTDLSAFKNRLDDYQVHDAVASVNLQKVIKSSRDVLDSFQADKKEMYIFSNQISRTSNVFNSLKTSELKNPDDYIKIGEEVGDELFGLNNFSIDDFEESDIDYLTSRNIGNKFGGKYKCVLIFRVNERYYYIEYASMLKLEEKFSEEKGIEIYPTYSNANTDKLYEYSAFSNTRQIDDLIEFKKEETPHKLKDSFKNFQLTGDVLLTQSGEQRILNPADNEISADLKAGDFNLEYRIKPARGSVINGENTLPKAVISGGEEYKSETVSVKPTYVLTIKNIGVDAEGNIIGEPLSTQIIDGVMSYEDLENYVKNIKSPYEFKDDTYNLFHKSEFLLKIEDKDSTVEIKWVKKDVDYNPAKPAEDEKTPEVDEKISDDERDYSYPQNPIYIKGYLYPMHIKETKKEIDSYRVKIYLDDYKYQLIVNDRIFNRKSDVKPLLYDSKTYIPLRFLSEALGYKVHYDDATRNANISKGDFAIDIDIDGFTIKKNGDEVFIEDKIINVEGRLMLPLRSIFKILNLQDYEIEWNEEEKSVTISVNLR; encoded by the coding sequence ATGAAAAAATCTGTTTTGTACATTATCTTAGTTGTTTTTCTTTTCTCAATAATATGCACGGGAAATACATCCTATGCAACTTCAATAGAAAAGACGGCGGAAGATTTAGGAAACAATACCTTCAAGATCACTGTCAAGGGAAATATTGACAAGAAGGACAGAAAAGCATTATTTCTTGTGGATTATAACAGATCCGCTTTTGGAAATTTCACCGATTATAAAGATAAAATAACAGCTCTTGCAGATACTTTATTTAAAGATGAAAATTACAATACGGAAATAATTTTGGTTTTTTATGGAGAAAAGTTAGCTCCAAAGATTTTGGATCACAATAAATTCACGGATTTATCAGCCTTTAAAAATAGGCTTGATGATTATCAAGTTCATGATGCAGTTGCCTCGGTCAATTTGCAAAAAGTCATAAAATCATCAAGAGATGTATTGGATTCCTTCCAGGCGGATAAAAAGGAGATGTACATATTTTCAAATCAAATCTCAAGGACAAGCAATGTATTTAATTCTTTAAAAACATCTGAACTTAAAAATCCGGATGATTACATAAAAATAGGTGAAGAAGTTGGAGATGAATTGTTCGGTTTAAATAATTTTTCTATAGATGATTTCGAAGAATCGGACATTGATTATCTAACCAGCAGAAACATAGGAAATAAATTTGGCGGGAAATATAAATGCGTGTTAATTTTCAGGGTAAATGAAAGATATTATTACATTGAATATGCCTCTATGCTTAAACTTGAAGAAAAGTTTTCCGAAGAAAAAGGGATTGAAATTTATCCCACTTACAGCAATGCCAACACAGATAAACTCTATGAATATAGTGCTTTTAGCAATACAAGACAAATTGATGATCTCATTGAATTTAAAAAAGAAGAAACCCCTCATAAACTCAAAGATTCCTTTAAAAACTTTCAGCTGACAGGCGATGTTCTGCTGACACAGTCGGGAGAGCAAAGGATATTGAATCCTGCAGATAATGAGATAAGTGCGGATTTAAAAGCCGGAGATTTCAATTTGGAATACAGGATAAAACCGGCAAGAGGAAGTGTGATAAATGGGGAAAACACTCTGCCGAAGGCGGTGATTTCAGGTGGTGAAGAATACAAATCCGAAACTGTATCGGTCAAACCGACCTACGTCTTGACGATAAAAAACATTGGGGTGGATGCTGAGGGAAATATCATCGGCGAACCTTTATCAACACAGATAATAGATGGTGTGATGTCCTATGAAGATTTAGAAAATTATGTAAAGAACATAAAAAGCCCCTACGAGTTTAAGGATGATACATACAATTTATTCCACAAGAGTGAATTCCTTTTAAAAATTGAAGATAAAGATTCAACAGTTGAAATAAAGTGGGTGAAAAAAGATGTGGATTATAATCCCGCAAAACCCGCTGAAGATGAGAAAACACCCGAGGTTGACGAAAAAATTTCAGATGATGAAAGGGATTATTCATATCCGCAAAATCCGATTTATATCAAGGGGTATTTATATCCCATGCACATAAAAGAGACGAAAAAAGAGATAGATTCCTATAGAGTAAAAATCTATTTAGATGATTATAAATACCAGTTGATTGTAAATGATAGAATTTTTAACAGAAAATCCGACGTGAAGCCCCTTCTGTATGATTCCAAGACCTATATTCCCCTTAGGTTTTTATCGGAAGCTTTGGGATATAAAGTTCATTATGATGATGCTACAAGAAATGCCAACATAAGCAAGGGTGACTTTGCAATAGATATAGATATTGACGGGTTCACAATCAAGAAAAATGGAGATGAGGTTTTCATTGAAGATAAAATCATCAATGTAGAAGGAAGGCTTATGTTGCCTCTTAGAAGTATCTTTAAAATTTTAAATTTGCAAGATTATGAGATAGAATGGAATGAAGAAGAAAAAAGTGTCACGATTAGTGTCAATTTGAGGTGA
- a CDS encoding threonine synthase (This domain is found at the N-terminus of many threonine synthase enzymes; High confidence in function and specificity), whose product MKFLSTRGKSSTNSSYEAILKGLADDGGLYVPEELGKIDITEEEISKYEYTDYAKKVISFIFDDMNEESLFHEIDEAYKTFSPEILPIKKLEDIYIMELFHGQTYAFKDFAMSLLPRLVSLSLKEQKIDKKILILTATSGDTGSAALYGFKNIENTQIIVFYPTKGISEIQRKQMVTIDGENTYAVAVKGNFDDAQSALKEIFNDSEFKKYLEDKDYLLSSANSINIGRLVPQIVYYFYSYYDLVKKDEIKKGEEVSVSVPTGNFGNILAAYMAKRMGLPIKDLICGSNKNNILTDFINTGTYDVNRQFYTTNSPSMDILISSNLERFLYYEFDKDTEYINTLMKDLKSEGKYLVDKNKINGIYGYCYDDEETLEEIVAVYEKFGYLVDTHSAIAMKSAEDYIKGHGGKVIAAATASPFKFAPSIAKALSIEYEDEISAIDAIEDKTGIKADNNFKNILRKKVTQEREIEKDNIKNVIKEILF is encoded by the coding sequence ATGAAATTTTTAAGCACAAGAGGAAAATCAAGCACTAATTCAAGCTATGAAGCAATTTTAAAGGGCCTTGCCGATGACGGGGGGCTTTATGTACCTGAAGAACTTGGAAAAATAGATATAACGGAGGAAGAAATAAGTAAGTATGAATATACGGATTATGCAAAAAAAGTGATATCCTTTATCTTTGACGACATGAATGAAGAAAGCTTATTTCATGAAATAGACGAAGCTTATAAAACCTTCAGCCCTGAAATACTGCCGATAAAAAAATTGGAAGACATATATATAATGGAATTGTTTCACGGACAGACTTATGCTTTTAAGGATTTTGCCATGAGTTTGCTTCCAAGGCTTGTATCTCTATCCTTAAAGGAGCAAAAAATCGACAAAAAAATCCTGATACTTACAGCCACATCGGGAGATACGGGTTCTGCAGCTCTATATGGCTTTAAAAACATAGAGAATACACAGATCATAGTATTTTATCCCACAAAGGGAATAAGCGAAATACAAAGGAAGCAAATGGTTACAATAGACGGAGAAAACACCTATGCCGTTGCAGTAAAGGGAAATTTTGACGATGCTCAATCGGCTCTTAAGGAGATATTCAACGATTCTGAATTTAAAAAATATTTAGAAGATAAGGATTATCTTTTATCCTCAGCCAATTCCATCAATATAGGCAGACTCGTTCCGCAAATAGTCTATTATTTCTATTCTTATTACGACTTAGTAAAGAAGGATGAAATAAAAAAAGGGGAAGAAGTTTCGGTATCCGTGCCGACGGGAAATTTTGGAAATATACTCGCCGCATATATGGCAAAAAGAATGGGTCTTCCGATAAAGGACTTAATCTGCGGCTCCAATAAAAATAATATTTTAACCGATTTTATCAACACGGGAACTTACGATGTGAACAGACAATTTTATACCACCAACTCTCCCTCCATGGATATACTGATATCCTCAAATCTGGAAAGATTTTTATACTATGAATTTGACAAAGACACGGAATATATAAATACTTTAATGAAAGATTTAAAATCGGAGGGAAAGTACCTTGTCGATAAAAATAAAATAAATGGTATATACGGATATTGCTATGATGACGAAGAAACCTTGGAGGAAATAGTTGCCGTATATGAAAAATTCGGTTATTTAGTGGATACGCATTCTGCAATTGCGATGAAATCTGCCGAAGATTACATAAAGGGACATGGAGGAAAGGTCATTGCCGCTGCTACAGCTTCACCCTTTAAATTTGCACCGTCAATAGCAAAGGCTTTGTCCATAGAATATGAAGATGAAATTTCCGCAATAGATGCAATAGAGGACAAAACAGGAATAAAAGCTGATAATAACTTCAAAAACATCTTAAGGAAAAAAGTTACTCAAGAAAGAGAAATAGAAAAAGACAATATTAAAAATGTGATAAAGGAGATATTATTTTGA
- the proB gene encoding Glutamate 5-kinase (Catalyzes the transfer of a phosphate group to glutamate to form glutamate 5-phosphate which rapidly cyclizes to 5-oxoproline; High confidence in function and specificity), with translation MVFDKYKRIVVKVGSSSITHDNGIINLSRIDDLAWELSNLKNHGLEVVLVSSGSIAAGAKRLNLKSRPRDVIGKQAASSVGQVALMNTYNRAFNVYDYCASQILLTRQIETDEIMRVNAINTFDELLNMNVIPVVNENDTISTFEIEFGDNDTLSAVVARMINADLLILLSDIDGLYSDDPNKNPDAKLIKKVMEIDEDLEKMAKGSSSDVGTGGMCTKINAAKLCMEKNIDVVIANSEDFNVIRKIVRGENIGTIFTKQS, from the coding sequence ATGGTGTTTGATAAGTATAAGAGAATAGTAGTGAAGGTAGGTTCATCGTCGATTACCCATGACAACGGAATCATTAATTTATCCAGAATTGATGATTTAGCATGGGAGTTGTCAAATTTAAAAAATCACGGGCTTGAGGTTGTGCTTGTTTCTTCGGGTTCCATAGCTGCAGGCGCTAAAAGGCTTAATTTAAAATCCAGACCCAGAGATGTAATAGGCAAACAGGCGGCGTCTTCTGTGGGACAAGTGGCTCTTATGAATACATACAATAGGGCTTTCAATGTATATGATTACTGTGCAAGTCAAATTTTACTTACAAGACAGATTGAAACCGATGAAATAATGAGAGTAAATGCGATTAACACCTTTGATGAATTGCTCAATATGAATGTAATACCTGTAGTAAATGAAAATGACACCATATCTACCTTTGAAATAGAATTCGGAGATAACGATACATTATCTGCGGTAGTTGCCAGAATGATAAATGCGGATTTGTTGATACTTTTATCAGATATAGACGGGCTCTACAGTGACGATCCCAATAAAAATCCCGATGCAAAACTCATAAAAAAAGTGATGGAAATCGACGAAGATTTGGAAAAAATGGCAAAGGGTTCCTCATCTGATGTTGGAACCGGAGGCATGTGTACTAAAATCAACGCAGCAAAATTGTGTATGGAAAAAAACATAGATGTAGTCATTGCCAACTCTGAAGATTTTAATGTGATTAGGAAAATAGTAAGGGGGGAAAACATTGGAACAATCTTTACAAAACAATCTTAA
- the proA gene encoding Gamma-glutamyl phosphate reductase (Catalyzes the NADPH dependent reduction of L-gamma-glutamyl 5-phosphate into L-glutamate 5-semialdehyde and phosphate. The product spontaneously undergoes cyclization to form 1-pyrroline-5-carboxylate; High confidence in function and specificity) produces MEQSLQNNLKNMGMSSKIAEKELAKLNTEQKNKILKNIKSFLLEDTKKIIAANNLDMEKARENGMSEGLLDRLSLDEKRIKDMAESIDKVIDLKDPIGSMSEVTTLENGLVIGKRKVPIGVIAMIYESRPNVTLDASILAIKSSNTLILRGGKEAINSNKAISDSIRAAIKDTGHDENIISFIDDTSRESSTGLMKLKGYIDLLIPRGSAGLINSVMENATVPVLETGVGNCHLYVDDSAKTDMALNILENSKTTRIGVCNAMESLLVSEKVGDDFYIGLQKIIDEYNIEVFGCEKTRKKLKNVKPATEEEYAKEYLDYKMSMKIVSGIDEAIEHIYKYSTHHSDVIVTENYENAMRFLNEVDSACVYVNASSRFTDGGAFGKGAEIGISTQKLHARGPVGLEELTSEKYVILGKGQIRI; encoded by the coding sequence TTGGAACAATCTTTACAAAACAATCTTAAAAACATGGGAATGAGTTCGAAAATTGCCGAAAAAGAACTTGCAAAATTAAATACGGAGCAAAAAAATAAAATATTAAAAAACATCAAGAGTTTTTTGTTGGAGGACACTAAAAAGATAATAGCGGCAAATAACTTGGATATGGAAAAGGCCAGAGAAAACGGAATGAGCGAGGGGCTTCTGGACAGACTCAGTCTTGATGAAAAAAGAATAAAAGACATGGCTGAGTCTATAGATAAAGTCATAGATTTAAAGGATCCCATAGGTTCCATGTCCGAGGTTACTACTTTGGAAAACGGACTTGTAATAGGAAAGAGAAAAGTACCCATAGGGGTCATAGCAATGATTTATGAATCCAGACCCAATGTGACCTTAGATGCGTCCATTTTAGCTATAAAATCTTCCAACACTTTAATTTTAAGGGGTGGAAAGGAAGCAATAAACTCAAATAAAGCTATATCGGATTCAATAAGAGCGGCTATAAAAGATACCGGACATGATGAAAATATAATAAGTTTCATCGATGATACAAGCAGAGAATCTTCAACAGGATTGATGAAGCTTAAAGGATATATTGATTTGTTAATTCCAAGAGGCTCTGCAGGGCTTATAAATTCCGTGATGGAAAATGCTACGGTACCCGTACTTGAAACGGGAGTTGGCAATTGTCATCTATACGTTGATGACAGTGCAAAAACAGACATGGCTCTTAATATTTTAGAGAATTCCAAAACCACCAGAATTGGAGTATGTAACGCCATGGAAAGCTTGCTTGTAAGTGAAAAGGTAGGGGATGATTTCTATATCGGGCTGCAAAAAATAATAGATGAATACAATATAGAAGTTTTCGGTTGCGAAAAAACACGAAAAAAACTCAAAAATGTAAAGCCGGCCACAGAAGAAGAATATGCAAAAGAATACTTGGATTACAAGATGAGCATGAAAATAGTAAGCGGAATAGATGAAGCCATAGAGCATATTTATAAATATTCCACGCATCATTCGGATGTAATCGTCACAGAAAACTATGAAAATGCAATGAGATTTTTAAATGAAGTAGATTCAGCCTGTGTGTATGTAAATGCAAGTTCCAGGTTTACTGACGGGGGAGCTTTCGGCAAGGGAGCGGAAATAGGAATATCCACGCAAAAATTGCACGCAAGAGGTCCTGTAGGATTGGAAGAGCTTACAAGTGAAAAGTATGTTATTTTGGGAAAAGGTCAAATTAGAATATAG
- a CDS encoding integral membrane protein MviN (Deletion of the mviN virulence gene in Salmonella enterica serovar. Typhimurium greatly reduces virulence in a mouse model of typhoid-like disease [1]. Open reading frames encoding homologues of MviN have since been identified in a variety of bacteria including pathogens and non-pathogens and plant-symbionts. In the nitrogen-fixing symbiont Rhizobium tropici, mviN is required for motility. The MviM protein is predicted to be membrane-associated; High confidence in function and specificity) produces METTKKIAKSTLAIVVFSLVGKLFGFYREILRAAKFGATAEMDAFVASQSATTVVSMLITTAIATTFIPSLQKAERDLGHDEKLKFTNNMLFFVILISSAVVALGMVFSPYLAALVTPKDKLTPEMLALVSNLIKVGIPVIIFSAIVGVFTGFLQYEGRFAAAGAVAIPLNIVYIIYLTFFTKQGGIVGLSVASVLGVVAQVFFLLPDSYRAGFRFRPVLNFKDKYVKEAVILAVPVLVSTAINDVNIIVNKRLAMGMKVGSASVIDYANKMNVMVLGIFITAITAIIFPAMSRAFGSGNLKQGKKVMSASVKAVLFLTVPATVGMIILARPIVDIAFLHGKFTPQNAIDTTATLRFYSLALISISLSNVLNRVYYSISDTKTPFYIGLVNVMINIGLNISVAHRFGTRGLAASVSIATTIAVIASFVLLRKKIGHFGARSYIKALIKTLLASLAMSLVAFAYYPLEGLLSHMMTSMASTKILKLLILLFTVSISAAVYGISLYKLGVREIRDLTKIVKRRIDAKRNK; encoded by the coding sequence ATGGAAACCACTAAAAAAATCGCAAAATCCACTCTCGCCATAGTAGTTTTTTCCCTTGTAGGAAAACTTTTCGGATTTTATAGAGAAATCCTGAGAGCGGCAAAATTCGGCGCTACTGCAGAAATGGACGCCTTTGTCGCCAGTCAATCCGCGACAACTGTTGTCTCCATGTTAATTACAACTGCAATAGCCACCACCTTTATTCCTTCACTACAAAAAGCCGAAAGAGATCTCGGCCACGATGAGAAATTGAAATTCACCAATAACATGTTGTTTTTTGTGATATTGATTTCTTCAGCAGTAGTAGCTTTAGGAATGGTCTTTTCCCCCTATTTGGCAGCCTTGGTCACACCTAAGGATAAATTAACTCCCGAAATGCTTGCACTGGTATCAAATCTCATTAAAGTCGGAATTCCCGTCATAATATTTTCAGCTATAGTCGGAGTTTTTACGGGATTTCTTCAATATGAAGGCAGATTTGCAGCCGCCGGTGCAGTGGCAATACCCTTGAATATAGTCTATATAATATATCTCACATTTTTTACGAAACAAGGCGGCATCGTCGGATTATCCGTGGCTTCTGTGCTGGGTGTAGTGGCACAAGTCTTTTTTTTGTTGCCCGATTCCTATAGAGCCGGATTTAGGTTTCGACCCGTATTGAATTTCAAGGACAAATATGTTAAAGAAGCGGTAATACTCGCAGTTCCCGTGCTTGTCAGCACCGCTATAAATGATGTCAACATAATCGTCAATAAAAGACTCGCCATGGGCATGAAAGTGGGTTCCGCCTCTGTAATAGATTATGCAAATAAAATGAACGTAATGGTTCTTGGAATATTTATTACAGCGATTACCGCGATAATATTCCCTGCAATGAGCAGAGCATTCGGAAGCGGAAACTTAAAACAGGGAAAAAAAGTAATGAGTGCATCTGTAAAGGCCGTTCTGTTTTTAACAGTTCCCGCTACAGTTGGAATGATAATTCTCGCAAGACCCATTGTAGATATAGCTTTTTTACACGGTAAATTCACGCCACAAAACGCCATAGATACCACAGCCACCTTGAGATTTTACTCATTGGCTTTAATATCCATATCCTTGAGCAACGTGTTAAATAGAGTTTACTACTCCATATCAGATACAAAAACACCCTTTTATATAGGTTTGGTAAATGTGATGATAAATATAGGGCTTAACATCTCCGTAGCCCACAGATTCGGCACAAGAGGACTGGCGGCATCGGTGAGTATAGCTACTACAATAGCCGTTATAGCCTCCTTTGTACTGCTCAGGAAAAAAATCGGGCACTTCGGTGCAAGGTCCTATATCAAGGCATTGATTAAAACATTGCTTGCCTCCTTGGCCATGTCACTGGTAGCCTTCGCCTACTATCCACTTGAGGGATTGTTGAGTCACATGATGACATCTATGGCATCGACAAAAATATTAAAATTGCTGATTTTGCTTTTCACGGTGTCAATATCAGCCGCAGTTTATGGAATTTCCTTATATAAGTTAGGGGTCAGAGAAATAAGAGATTTGACAAAAATAGTAAAAAGAAGAATCGATGCAAAAAGAAATAAATAG